From a region of the Paenibacillus sp. R14(2021) genome:
- a CDS encoding aldo/keto reductase family protein has protein sequence MNYRRLGGSGLKVSEISLGSWLTYGGYVEKENAVKSIETAYDLGINFFDTANVYERGEAEIVVGNTLRAYPRDSYVLATKVFGQMGDGPNDRGLSRKHIMEQADASLKRLGLDYVDILYCHRYDPETPVQETLRAIDDLIRQGKALYVGISEWTATNIVEALATADRYLLDRIVVNQPIYNLFERYIEKEIIPLSERSGIGQVVFSPLAQGLLTGKYNAADEIPENSRAAKLEWMRKGISEEKIAKVKKLGAIASELQITVGQLALAWILRQPNVASALVGASRPEQVTENAAASGITLSADVLEQIEGILADAN, from the coding sequence ATGAATTATCGGAGATTGGGCGGAAGCGGTCTGAAGGTTAGCGAAATCAGCCTCGGCAGCTGGCTGACGTACGGCGGTTACGTCGAGAAGGAAAACGCGGTGAAGTCGATTGAAACCGCTTATGATCTGGGTATTAATTTCTTCGATACAGCCAATGTATACGAACGCGGCGAAGCTGAGATCGTCGTCGGCAATACGCTGCGCGCCTATCCGCGCGACTCCTACGTGCTGGCAACGAAAGTGTTCGGGCAGATGGGAGACGGTCCGAACGACCGCGGCCTCTCGCGCAAACATATCATGGAGCAGGCCGATGCCAGCCTCAAACGACTTGGTTTGGACTATGTGGACATCCTATATTGTCACCGTTATGACCCCGAAACACCCGTACAAGAGACGCTGCGCGCCATCGACGATCTCATTCGGCAAGGCAAGGCGCTTTATGTCGGCATCAGCGAATGGACGGCAACGAATATCGTAGAAGCCTTGGCAACGGCCGACCGCTATTTGCTCGATCGCATCGTCGTCAACCAGCCGATTTACAATTTATTTGAACGTTATATCGAGAAAGAAATCATTCCGCTCAGCGAACGCAGCGGCATTGGACAAGTCGTATTCTCTCCGCTTGCCCAAGGATTGCTGACTGGCAAATATAACGCTGCGGACGAGATCCCGGAGAACAGCCGCGCGGCCAAACTCGAGTGGATGCGCAAAGGCATCAGCGAAGAGAAAATCGCGAAGGTGAAGAAGCTTGGCGCCATTGCCTCCGAACTTCAAATTACGGTCGGCCAGCTGGCACTAGCTTGGATCTTGCGTCAGCCGAACGTGGCAAGCGCGCTCGTCGGCGCGAGCCGTCCGGAGCAAGTAACGGAGAACGCCGCGGCATCCGGCATCACGCTGTCTGCTGACGTTCTAGAGCAGATCGAAGGCATTCTAGCTGACGCGAACTAA
- a CDS encoding aldo/keto reductase: MNHRKLGKTGLNISEIGYGAWGIGKSGWIGASDDESLRALNRAIELGLNFIDTALAYGDGHSERLVGEVVRAHTQPIYVATKIPPKNRKWPAPSGIAADDAFPGDYVIASTEQSLRNLGLETIDVQQFHVWSDEWVGQGDWLEAVQKLKEQGKIRYFGVSINDHQASNAIRLIETGVVDSVQVIYNIFDQSPEDALLQACEKHNVGVIVRVALDEGGLTGRITPDTTFDDSDFRNNYFRGSRKQEVYDRVQTIASDLGISANDMAETALRYVLSHPAVSTVIPGMRTVSNVERNMKVGDGRGLPAEQLAKLKAHRWDRNFYQG, encoded by the coding sequence ATGAATCACAGAAAACTGGGCAAAACCGGCCTGAACATTTCGGAAATCGGGTACGGCGCATGGGGCATCGGCAAATCCGGCTGGATCGGAGCATCCGACGACGAATCGCTAAGGGCGCTGAACAGAGCCATCGAGCTGGGACTTAATTTCATCGATACAGCGCTTGCCTACGGCGATGGACACAGTGAAAGACTCGTCGGCGAAGTCGTCCGTGCGCATACGCAGCCCATTTACGTCGCGACCAAAATCCCGCCGAAGAACCGCAAATGGCCAGCTCCGTCCGGCATTGCCGCAGACGATGCGTTTCCGGGCGATTACGTCATCGCAAGCACCGAGCAAAGCCTGCGCAACCTTGGCCTCGAGACGATCGACGTGCAGCAGTTCCACGTTTGGTCCGATGAGTGGGTCGGTCAAGGCGATTGGCTGGAAGCCGTGCAGAAGCTGAAGGAGCAGGGCAAGATCCGCTATTTCGGCGTGTCGATTAATGATCATCAAGCCAGCAACGCGATCCGCCTGATCGAGACCGGTGTCGTGGATTCCGTCCAGGTCATCTACAACATTTTCGACCAAAGCCCCGAGGATGCACTGCTGCAAGCCTGCGAGAAGCATAACGTAGGCGTCATCGTCCGCGTTGCGCTCGACGAAGGCGGACTGACGGGACGCATTACGCCGGACACGACGTTCGACGACAGCGATTTCCGCAATAATTACTTCCGCGGCAGCAGAAAGCAAGAGGTTTACGACCGCGTGCAGACCATCGCTTCCGATCTCGGCATCTCCGCCAACGACATGGCGGAAACCGCACTGCGCTACGTGCTCAGTCATCCTGCCGTCTCCACCGTTATTCCCGGCATGCGTACCGTCAGCAACGTAGAACGCAACATGAAGGTCGGCGATGGCCGCGGCTTGCCGGCCGAGCAGCTGGCCAAGCTGAAGGCTCACCGCTGGGACCGGAATTTCTATCAAGGCTAA
- a CDS encoding RNA polymerase sigma factor, which translates to MDMKSILHRYSLHITKHHWDAEDVTQEAWLKLNEAKRKNPEREITKAYLYRIVKHAWIDMGRKNRLQAVPLHPLYEEVGADASLSSRELLELLAERLPPKMAVILLLMDVFDFTAKETAAYVGMKEAAVQVSLGRARRRMQELAPYAVRDQAVPAAQPIPVHFEALVEAFRRQDPALIHRAFMGLTREGIQLAGLQALGGRLHFTFRDPDGNLFQAVSN; encoded by the coding sequence ATGGACATGAAATCGATTCTTCATCGCTACAGCTTGCATATTACGAAGCATCACTGGGACGCGGAAGACGTTACGCAAGAGGCATGGCTCAAGCTGAACGAGGCCAAGCGCAAAAATCCGGAGAGGGAGATTACGAAGGCGTATTTGTATCGTATTGTCAAACATGCATGGATCGATATGGGCCGGAAAAACCGGCTGCAGGCAGTGCCTCTTCATCCGCTATATGAGGAAGTCGGAGCTGATGCTTCGTTGTCCAGCAGAGAGCTTCTAGAGCTGCTGGCGGAACGGCTGCCGCCCAAGATGGCTGTTATTTTGCTGTTGATGGACGTGTTCGATTTTACGGCGAAGGAAACAGCGGCGTATGTCGGGATGAAGGAAGCGGCGGTACAAGTATCGCTTGGCCGGGCTCGGAGGCGGATGCAAGAACTGGCTCCCTATGCGGTTAGAGATCAGGCCGTGCCTGCCGCGCAGCCGATTCCCGTGCATTTCGAGGCATTGGTGGAGGCCTTTCGGAGACAAGACCCGGCCTTGATCCACAGGGCGTTCATGGGGCTGACTAGAGAAGGCATTCAGCTTGCCGGGCTTCAAGCGCTCGGCGGCAGGCTGCATTTTACGTTCAGGGATCCGGACGGGAACCTGTTCCAAGCGGTATCGAATTAA
- a CDS encoding VOC family protein: protein MEGSREMLGNVLRSICSVYVPVRNAARSVAWWQRNFGLELAVPQNPTILKLAEGQWLHLIETGGEIDNQFPDKSGYAMFRFTFEVRGIEHVYERLQSNGVRTEELKDRDWCGINFVFYDPDGNKFDVNEAVRAHRTPEEAEALIARLFHPVG, encoded by the coding sequence ATGGAAGGTTCTCGTGAAATGCTGGGGAATGTACTCAGAAGTATTTGCTCGGTGTACGTGCCGGTAAGGAACGCCGCGCGGTCGGTCGCGTGGTGGCAGCGGAACTTCGGCTTGGAGCTGGCGGTGCCGCAAAATCCGACGATTCTGAAGCTGGCCGAGGGGCAATGGCTGCATTTAATAGAGACGGGCGGAGAGATCGATAATCAATTTCCGGATAAGTCGGGGTATGCCATGTTCAGGTTTACGTTCGAGGTCCGAGGCATCGAGCACGTGTACGAGCGGCTGCAAAGCAACGGCGTAAGAACCGAGGAGCTGAAGGATCGCGATTGGTGCGGCATCAACTTCGTCTTCTACGATCCGGATGGCAACAAATTCGACGTCAACGAAGCCGTCAGGGCTCACCGGACGCCAGAGGAAGCGGAGGCGCTTATTGCACGGTTATTTCACCCTGTGGGGTAA
- a CDS encoding glyoxalase/bleomycin resistance/extradiol dioxygenase family protein: MNNDKPVSGETRISPWLSVRCAAEAAEFYKSAFQAVQTYALDDDEGNLMIAQFSVAGADFWVQQDPETSPDASGLGSVRMILTVADPDTVFRQAISAGAAEIYPVGEGHGWRIGRIVDPSGHHWEIGRRLT, translated from the coding sequence ATGAACAACGACAAGCCGGTTTCGGGTGAGACACGCATTTCCCCTTGGCTTTCCGTGCGCTGCGCGGCGGAGGCAGCCGAGTTCTACAAATCGGCTTTCCAAGCGGTTCAAACTTACGCGCTCGATGACGATGAAGGCAACTTGATGATCGCGCAATTCTCCGTTGCCGGCGCGGATTTCTGGGTTCAGCAAGATCCGGAAACAAGCCCGGACGCCTCGGGCCTTGGCTCGGTCCGCATGATTTTGACCGTGGCGGATCCGGATACGGTGTTCCGGCAGGCGATCAGTGCCGGGGCAGCCGAAATCTACCCCGTAGGCGAAGGCCACGGCTGGCGGATCGGGCGCATTGTCGATCCGTCGGGGCATCATTGGGAGATCGGCAGACGGTTGACGTAG
- a CDS encoding NAD(P)-dependent oxidoreductase produces MAKVVVTGGSGMLGQWVVKHFVEQNYEVVNVDTVRPQEHLCPTLLADLTNLGEVYNALADADAVVHLAAIPAAHIRTSEVTFENNVMSTYNILEAAAGLGIRKAVIASSESSYGIVFAVNRFGPSYVPVDEDHPQLPQDSYGLSKVVNEQTADMFHRRTGMQVVSLRIGNVIPPDRYASFPSFIHDPAARDRILWSYVDTRDIAEACRLAIETDGLGSVAINLAADDTSSAIPSRALLTERFPEVSDFREPLNGHESLLSNARAKELLGWKPKHAWRDYVK; encoded by the coding sequence GTGGCAAAAGTCGTCGTAACCGGCGGGAGCGGCATGCTTGGGCAATGGGTCGTTAAGCATTTCGTTGAACAGAACTATGAGGTCGTGAACGTGGACACTGTACGCCCGCAGGAGCATCTCTGTCCGACGCTGCTGGCGGATTTAACGAATTTGGGCGAGGTCTATAACGCACTAGCCGACGCGGATGCCGTTGTACATCTAGCGGCGATTCCAGCCGCGCATATCCGGACAAGCGAGGTCACGTTCGAGAACAACGTCATGTCCACCTATAACATTCTGGAAGCAGCCGCGGGACTCGGCATTCGCAAGGCGGTCATCGCCTCCAGCGAGTCGTCTTACGGCATCGTGTTTGCGGTGAACCGGTTCGGACCGTCCTATGTGCCGGTCGATGAGGATCACCCGCAGCTCCCGCAGGACAGCTACGGCCTGTCCAAGGTCGTCAACGAGCAGACGGCAGATATGTTTCACCGCCGCACCGGCATGCAGGTCGTCTCGCTGCGGATCGGCAACGTCATTCCGCCGGACCGTTACGCGTCATTCCCATCATTCATCCATGATCCGGCTGCACGCGACCGCATCCTGTGGAGCTATGTCGATACCCGGGATATCGCCGAAGCGTGCCGCCTCGCGATCGAGACCGACGGACTTGGCTCGGTCGCGATTAATCTCGCGGCGGACGATACGAGCAGCGCCATCCCGAGCAGAGCGCTGCTCACCGAGCGCTTCCCGGAGGTGAGCGATTTCCGCGAGCCGCTGAACGGCCACGAATCGCTGCTGAGCAACGCGAGAGCGAAAGAACTGCTCGGCTGGAAGCCGAAGCATGCATGGCGGGATTACGTCAAGTAA